A single region of the Pyxidicoccus trucidator genome encodes:
- a CDS encoding carboxymuconolactone decarboxylase family protein, whose translation MTGARVAPMEPPYSEAVTAALARIMPEGVPPLVLFRTLAGNERVFSRLMAGGLLDKGSVSLRERELVIDRTCWRCGSEYEWGVHVAFFGERVRLTPEEVRGLCTDDPEATPFSPRERLLLRLCDALHASATVSDALWTELAREWTSPQLLELLVLAGYYHAISFLTNALRLPLESFGARFPSP comes from the coding sequence ATGACCGGGGCCCGCGTCGCACCCATGGAACCGCCGTACTCGGAGGCCGTCACGGCGGCGCTCGCGCGCATCATGCCGGAGGGGGTTCCACCGCTCGTGCTCTTCCGCACGCTGGCGGGGAACGAGCGCGTCTTCAGCCGGTTGATGGCGGGTGGGCTGCTCGACAAGGGCAGCGTGAGCCTGCGAGAGCGGGAGCTGGTCATCGACCGGACCTGCTGGCGCTGCGGCTCCGAGTACGAGTGGGGCGTGCACGTGGCCTTCTTCGGCGAGCGCGTGCGCCTGACGCCCGAGGAGGTCCGCGGCCTGTGCACGGACGACCCGGAGGCCACGCCCTTCAGCCCCCGCGAGCGGTTGCTGCTGCGGCTGTGCGACGCGCTGCACGCGAGCGCCACCGTGTCGGACGCGCTCTGGACGGAGCTGGCGCGGGAGTGGACGTCGCCGCAGCTCCTGGAGCTGCTCGTGCTGGCGGGCTACTACCACGCCATCTCGTTCCTCACGAACGCGCTGCGTCTGCCGCTGGAGTCCTTCGGGGCGCGCTTCCCGTCGCCCTGA
- a CDS encoding winged helix-turn-helix transcriptional regulator → MARAPRAGSAVRGSRTGRPIMVLLDLLGRRWALRIIWELRGGPLTFRALREACGDMSPTVLNTRLKELREGELVALDETDGYALTPLGQELLERFLPLVEWAERWAKHG, encoded by the coding sequence GTGGCACGAGCGCCCAGAGCAGGCTCCGCCGTCCGAGGCTCCCGCACCGGCCGGCCCATCATGGTGCTGCTGGACCTGCTGGGCCGGCGCTGGGCGCTGCGCATCATCTGGGAGCTGCGGGGCGGCCCCCTGACCTTCCGCGCCCTGCGGGAGGCGTGCGGGGACATGAGCCCCACGGTCCTCAACACGCGCCTCAAGGAGCTGCGCGAGGGGGAGCTGGTGGCCCTCGACGAGACGGACGGCTACGCGCTCACGCCGCTCGGCCAGGAGCTGCTGGAGCGCTTCCTGCCGCTCGTCGAGTGGGCGGAGCGCTGGGCGAAGCACGGGTGA
- a CDS encoding DUF5682 family protein, whose product MDLALLSRVHLFPVRHHSPRTTSVLGRWLERVRPEVILVEGPCDASGLVDVLCDEATKPPVAILGYRTDGTPRSALWPFAAYSPEYAALQWAKANKARAEFIDIPVGVSLEVDRDEEGEEPGVEEDETESAATHGAPAESEWEEPISERFAKERGYRSFEELWEALFEAPDWTPEGFRPVLLAWADVLNAGPRREYHRWRDAFMARKVLEVVASGVPPEKVAVVAGAAHVAAFLAGDVDAALEAKLPKGVPCAVTVIPYSFPRLAEQLGYGAGNRAPHFYQKAHEAKCDFRRATLEVLIDFAGHLRTRGFTASLADVLEAYRLALTLADLREKSAPGLDELREATVAVLCRGDATHVDGFLWKSVIGHQVGRVASRIGQNSLQAEFWREVEARRLPRTDSPETFSLRLNNDVEVGSSVFLHRLRVAEIPYASLQGAGQQRGAPPKEAGGYAALTRVRESWQAQWTPSTDVALVEKIVLGDTLEAVTTRVLQERLAAAKATAAAAEVLLESVITGCPQTVAAALRACDAHAATDSDLPSLASAARALSGLVAYGTSRAHADVGDEAVAVLCEKTFGRALLRVHDASTCGPEAVGPVLEALRTLHEVAFAQPRADKAGWLTEAHGLMESHAVHPATSGLATGLLYLAQELSESDVALEVGRRLSLAVEPEAGAAYLEGFLQVNALVLVKSREVVKALDDFLSSVEAERFRQTLPVLRRALGPLGSTERRYLMENVVAVRQLGAKGQAAKGVLEEKDKEKLKDMSAELGKALDDLDDLL is encoded by the coding sequence ATGGACCTCGCCCTGCTCTCCCGGGTGCACCTGTTCCCGGTGCGCCACCACTCGCCGCGCACCACGTCGGTGCTGGGCCGGTGGCTGGAACGTGTCCGGCCGGAAGTCATCCTGGTGGAAGGCCCGTGTGATGCCTCGGGCCTGGTGGACGTGCTGTGCGACGAGGCGACGAAGCCGCCGGTGGCGATTCTGGGCTACCGGACGGACGGCACGCCACGCTCGGCGCTGTGGCCCTTCGCGGCGTACTCGCCGGAGTACGCGGCGCTGCAGTGGGCGAAGGCGAACAAGGCCCGCGCGGAGTTCATCGACATCCCCGTCGGCGTCAGCCTGGAAGTGGACCGCGACGAGGAAGGCGAGGAGCCCGGAGTCGAGGAGGACGAAACCGAGTCCGCCGCCACGCACGGAGCCCCCGCCGAGTCCGAATGGGAGGAGCCCATCTCGGAGCGCTTCGCGAAGGAGCGCGGCTACCGTTCCTTCGAGGAGCTGTGGGAGGCCCTCTTCGAGGCGCCGGACTGGACGCCCGAGGGCTTCCGTCCGGTGCTGCTGGCCTGGGCGGACGTGCTGAACGCGGGCCCCCGACGCGAGTACCACCGCTGGCGTGACGCCTTCATGGCGCGCAAGGTGCTGGAGGTGGTGGCGAGCGGGGTGCCTCCGGAGAAGGTGGCGGTGGTGGCGGGCGCGGCGCACGTGGCGGCCTTCCTCGCCGGGGACGTGGACGCGGCGCTGGAGGCGAAGCTGCCGAAGGGCGTGCCCTGCGCGGTGACGGTGATTCCGTACAGCTTCCCCCGGCTGGCGGAGCAGCTCGGGTATGGCGCGGGCAACCGGGCGCCGCACTTCTACCAGAAGGCCCATGAGGCGAAGTGCGACTTCCGGCGCGCGACGCTGGAGGTGCTCATCGACTTCGCGGGGCACCTGCGCACGCGAGGCTTCACCGCGTCGCTGGCGGACGTGCTGGAGGCATACCGGCTGGCGCTGACGCTGGCGGACCTGAGGGAGAAGAGCGCCCCGGGTCTGGACGAATTGCGCGAGGCCACGGTGGCCGTGCTGTGCCGGGGAGACGCCACGCACGTGGACGGCTTCCTGTGGAAGAGCGTCATCGGCCACCAGGTGGGACGGGTGGCGAGCCGCATCGGCCAGAACTCCCTGCAGGCCGAGTTCTGGCGCGAGGTGGAAGCACGCCGCCTGCCTCGCACGGACAGCCCGGAGACCTTCTCCCTGCGGCTGAACAACGACGTGGAGGTGGGCTCCTCGGTGTTCCTGCACCGGCTGCGCGTGGCGGAGATTCCGTACGCGTCTCTCCAGGGCGCGGGGCAGCAGCGGGGTGCGCCGCCCAAGGAGGCCGGGGGCTACGCCGCGCTCACCCGGGTGCGTGAGTCCTGGCAGGCACAGTGGACGCCGTCCACGGACGTGGCGCTGGTGGAGAAGATTGTCCTCGGCGACACGCTGGAGGCGGTGACCACGCGAGTCCTCCAGGAGCGACTGGCCGCGGCGAAGGCCACGGCCGCGGCGGCGGAGGTGCTGCTGGAGTCGGTGATTACCGGCTGCCCCCAGACGGTGGCGGCGGCGCTGCGGGCGTGTGACGCGCACGCGGCCACGGACTCGGACCTGCCGTCCCTCGCCTCCGCGGCGCGGGCCCTGTCCGGGCTGGTGGCGTACGGCACGTCCCGCGCGCACGCGGACGTGGGCGACGAAGCGGTGGCGGTGCTGTGCGAGAAGACCTTCGGCCGCGCACTGCTGCGGGTGCATGACGCCAGCACCTGCGGGCCGGAAGCGGTGGGCCCGGTGCTGGAGGCGCTGCGCACGCTGCACGAGGTGGCCTTCGCACAGCCCCGCGCGGACAAGGCCGGCTGGCTGACGGAGGCGCATGGGCTGATGGAGAGCCACGCGGTGCATCCGGCGACCTCGGGGCTCGCCACGGGCCTGCTGTACCTGGCGCAGGAATTGTCCGAGTCGGACGTGGCGCTGGAGGTGGGGCGGCGGCTGTCCCTGGCGGTGGAGCCGGAGGCGGGCGCGGCGTACCTGGAGGGCTTCCTCCAGGTGAACGCGCTGGTGCTGGTGAAGAGCCGTGAGGTGGTGAAGGCGCTGGACGACTTCCTCTCCAGCGTGGAGGCCGAGCGCTTCCGTCAGACCCTGCCGGTATTGAGAAGAGCACTGGGCCCGCTGGGTTCCACGGAGCGCCGCTACCTGATGGAGAACGTGGTGGCGGTGCGCCAGCTCGGAGCCAAGGGGCAGGCGGCGAAGGGCGTCCTCGAAGAGAAGGACAAGGAGAAGCTCAAGGACATGAGCGCCGAGCTGGGCAAGGCGCTCGATGACCTGGACGACCTGCTATGA
- a CDS encoding ATP-binding protein produces MPDIRLPAEAKYKTELEALVAQDDKPRPPGWALSPRAVETYILGSPKPVGGVPITPKYIGDKSLIQVCIATLASDRALMLVGEPGTAKSWLSEHLSAAVSGTSALIVQGTAGTSEDHLKYSWNYALLLAQGPSPEALVPSPVLRAMKSGKFARFEEVTRTSPEIQDALISLLSEKQVSIPELGEVVSAQRGFNLIATANTRDRGVNEMSAALKRRFNFVTVPVVEDLEQEIQIVTKREAELRNDYQVGVPPPEELSRMLLTLFQELRKGVTKDGKTKVRTPGAVLSTAEAISVLFNSSILAEQFGGGKVTAHELAASLMGAVVKEQEDDVKALREYMETVAKSRTGAWKELYTASKKLLRG; encoded by the coding sequence ATGCCGGACATCCGCCTGCCCGCCGAAGCGAAGTACAAGACCGAGCTGGAAGCCCTCGTCGCCCAGGACGACAAGCCCCGCCCACCAGGTTGGGCGCTGTCACCTCGCGCCGTGGAGACCTACATCCTCGGAAGCCCCAAGCCCGTGGGGGGCGTGCCGATTACGCCCAAGTACATCGGCGACAAGAGCCTCATCCAGGTGTGCATCGCCACGCTGGCCTCGGACCGCGCGCTGATGCTGGTGGGTGAGCCCGGCACCGCGAAGAGCTGGCTGTCGGAGCACCTGTCCGCGGCCGTCAGCGGCACCTCGGCGCTCATCGTCCAGGGCACCGCGGGCACCAGCGAGGACCACCTCAAGTACTCGTGGAACTACGCGCTGCTGCTAGCGCAGGGCCCATCACCGGAGGCGCTGGTCCCCTCCCCCGTGCTGCGCGCGATGAAGTCGGGCAAGTTCGCCCGCTTCGAGGAGGTGACGCGCACCTCGCCTGAGATTCAGGACGCGCTCATCTCCCTCCTCTCGGAGAAGCAGGTCTCCATCCCCGAGCTGGGCGAGGTGGTGAGCGCGCAGCGGGGCTTCAACCTCATTGCCACCGCCAACACGCGGGACCGCGGGGTGAATGAGATGAGCGCCGCGCTCAAGCGCCGCTTCAACTTCGTCACCGTGCCGGTGGTGGAGGACCTGGAGCAGGAGATTCAAATCGTCACCAAGCGCGAGGCCGAGCTGCGCAATGACTACCAGGTGGGCGTGCCGCCGCCGGAGGAGCTGTCGCGCATGCTGCTGACGCTCTTCCAGGAGCTGCGCAAGGGCGTGACGAAGGACGGAAAGACGAAGGTGCGCACGCCGGGCGCGGTGCTGTCCACGGCGGAGGCCATCAGCGTGCTCTTCAACAGCTCCATCCTCGCGGAGCAGTTCGGCGGCGGGAAGGTGACGGCGCATGAGCTGGCGGCGTCGCTGATGGGCGCGGTGGTGAAGGAGCAGGAGGACGACGTGAAGGCCCTGCGCGAGTACATGGAGACGGTGGCCAAGAGCCGCACGGGCGCGTGGAAGGAGCTGTACACCGCGAGCAAGAAGCTGCTGAGGGGCTGA
- a CDS encoding VWA domain-containing protein — translation MSVDPKDLSEKDRDALLRWRLALGPAAEKTGACPSLHGLAGGAGAVGVGEGDLEELDDALSFVYGEKSANSAGSRPYIPKWLGALRSFFRDDVIALVQKDAIEKKGLTQLLFEPETLPFLDKNVELVTTLVSARGLIPDQAKDIARQIVREVVDDLRKKLESSVRTAVFGALKRNSTSPLPIARNMDWKRTIRQNLKGWDAERKRLIPERFYFWPNQRRHHEWDVTLVVDQSGSMAESVVYSSVMAAIFASLDVLRTSLVLFDTEVVDMTPMLADPVEVLFTAQLGGGTDINRAVAYAQANHVQRPEKTLFILITDLYEGGNAEELVARLRQLVDSRAKVLCLLALSDGGKPSYDHAMAEQLTALGIPCFGCTPRKLVDVVERVMRNQDLGPLLAADKEARHG, via the coding sequence ATGAGCGTGGACCCCAAGGACTTGTCGGAGAAGGACCGGGATGCGCTCCTGCGCTGGCGGCTGGCGCTGGGCCCGGCGGCGGAGAAGACGGGCGCGTGTCCCTCGCTGCACGGGCTCGCGGGCGGAGCGGGCGCGGTGGGTGTGGGCGAGGGAGACCTGGAGGAGCTGGATGACGCGCTCTCCTTCGTCTACGGCGAGAAGAGCGCGAACTCCGCGGGCTCGCGGCCGTACATCCCCAAGTGGCTGGGCGCGCTGCGCAGCTTCTTCCGCGACGACGTGATTGCGCTCGTCCAGAAGGATGCGATTGAGAAGAAGGGGCTGACGCAGCTCCTCTTCGAGCCGGAGACGCTGCCCTTCCTGGACAAGAACGTGGAGCTGGTCACCACGCTGGTCAGCGCGCGTGGGCTGATTCCGGACCAGGCGAAGGACATCGCCCGGCAGATTGTCCGCGAGGTGGTGGATGACCTCCGCAAGAAGCTGGAGTCCTCCGTCCGCACGGCGGTCTTCGGCGCGCTGAAGAGGAACAGCACGAGCCCGCTGCCGATTGCGCGCAACATGGACTGGAAGCGCACGATTCGGCAGAACCTGAAGGGCTGGGACGCGGAGCGCAAGCGGCTGATTCCGGAGCGCTTCTACTTCTGGCCCAACCAGCGGCGGCACCACGAGTGGGACGTGACGCTGGTGGTGGACCAGTCCGGCTCCATGGCGGAGAGCGTGGTGTACAGCTCGGTCATGGCGGCCATCTTCGCGTCGCTGGACGTGCTGCGCACCAGCCTCGTCCTGTTCGACACGGAGGTGGTGGACATGACGCCCATGCTGGCGGACCCGGTGGAGGTGCTCTTCACGGCGCAGCTCGGCGGCGGCACGGACATCAACCGCGCGGTGGCGTACGCGCAGGCCAACCACGTCCAGCGGCCGGAGAAGACGCTCTTCATCCTGATTACCGACCTGTACGAGGGCGGCAACGCCGAGGAGCTGGTGGCTCGGCTGCGGCAGTTGGTGGACTCGCGGGCGAAGGTGCTGTGCCTGCTGGCGCTGTCGGACGGAGGCAAGCCCTCGTACGACCACGCCATGGCGGAGCAGCTCACCGCGCTCGGGATTCCGTGCTTCGGGTGTACCCCGCGCAAGCTGGTGGACGTGGTGGAGCGGGTGATGCGCAACCAGGACCTGGGGCCGCTGCTGGCGGCCGACAAGGAGGCGCGCCATGGCTGA
- a CDS encoding DUF6891 domain-containing protein, translated as MSKDESRKHLLARVECAVRGGFEGEEELLEGLEQWVEDELGEVDGELVEELGARARKLLQEQRVLEASWSEPTLNDALDSAFEELNANGIVALENAGYTMSDGWSDVNEVASYQDTPPRGAVFYHGQDLERGVAGQGLMLAFGAYESNSAKHEAASLAIAREVCDTLERHGVKTEWNGSLEERIRIPPFEWRKRRWTEVARA; from the coding sequence ATGAGCAAGGATGAATCCCGGAAGCACCTGCTCGCCCGTGTCGAGTGCGCCGTGCGAGGCGGCTTCGAGGGCGAGGAGGAGCTCCTCGAAGGCCTGGAGCAGTGGGTGGAGGACGAGCTGGGCGAGGTCGACGGCGAGCTGGTCGAGGAGCTGGGCGCCCGCGCCCGGAAGCTGCTCCAGGAGCAGCGTGTCCTGGAGGCGAGCTGGAGCGAGCCGACGCTGAATGACGCCCTCGACAGCGCCTTCGAGGAGCTGAACGCGAATGGCATCGTCGCGCTGGAGAACGCGGGCTACACGATGTCCGACGGCTGGTCCGACGTGAATGAGGTCGCCAGCTATCAGGACACTCCGCCGCGAGGCGCGGTCTTCTACCATGGCCAGGACCTGGAGCGCGGCGTCGCCGGCCAGGGGCTGATGCTGGCCTTCGGCGCCTACGAGAGCAACTCCGCGAAGCACGAGGCGGCGAGCCTCGCGATTGCGCGCGAGGTCTGTGACACGCTCGAACGTCACGGTGTGAAGACGGAGTGGAACGGCTCCCTCGAGGAGCGCATCCGCATTCCACCCTTCGAGTGGCGCAAGCGCCGGTGGACCGAGGTGGCGCGGGCGTAG
- a CDS encoding DUF3088 domain-containing protein — MPSDILFLLAPGFEDPAYPGTRFYCEHCAQFEGVLGYFPQVARGLEVRRIAWQRPRAEVVALVGEQHQSLPLVVLGDGSDDHGCATGSHEGRRFIRGKDDIARWLSARFGIAAPHP; from the coding sequence ATGCCTTCCGACATCCTGTTCCTGCTCGCTCCCGGCTTCGAGGACCCGGCGTATCCGGGCACGCGCTTCTACTGCGAGCACTGCGCGCAATTTGAAGGTGTGCTCGGCTACTTCCCCCAGGTCGCGCGCGGGCTGGAGGTGCGGCGCATCGCCTGGCAGCGCCCTCGCGCCGAGGTGGTGGCGCTGGTCGGAGAGCAGCACCAGTCTCTGCCCCTGGTGGTGCTCGGCGACGGCTCGGACGACCACGGTTGCGCGACGGGAAGCCACGAGGGCCGCCGGTTCATCCGCGGCAAGGACGATATCGCCCGCTGGCTCTCCGCCCGCTTCGGCATCGCCGCGCCGCACCCCTGA
- a CDS encoding DUF4185 domain-containing protein: MTRAKSWERTLLLHAVLLCGLTGSAGAVTPTGVTKVSRVTGATPAGEFIPNPNQTHTNHEVYGTDLGIVWDKGGGEVFVLFGDTFGVGWCGNGGCGGGWRSNVLARSSDTTLSNGLTFSTMIQDSARHAKEILPSKKVNYDEMTVIPTAGVTVGSRHYIHYMSVHHWGDPGMWSTNYAGIAYSDDNGQNWVKHPSARWQNNASWTNNFQMAAFVKNGGFVYMYATPNGRYGNVHLARVPEGSLLDINAYRYWDGNGWSTSQAAARPVAIGIAGELSVSYNAALGRFIMTYLNEYRQGAVMRDAPTPTGPWSGEKMLARSSVFPGLYNAFIHPWGNTATELYFVMSQWTPYNTFLMRATLVGDTQGSNLLSEPGFETQEATPVMAPWSLQGGGGVDRNLGTARTGQDNGFVRASSGWNALKQSVVVQPHTDYTLRGWVRTSGNSTEGYLGVRGPSNGPILGERLFGSLPGYTEQVVSFNSGGNSVVEVYGGLWANGDTWLQLDDVSLTRGANLVGHAGFEQQASASASSPWYAEGNAGIDRGLGFARTGANNAWARNTEGWNAIKQEVGVTPNTSYTLKGWVKTSGAHSEGYFGARMLGGGPILGEVLFAQPLGSYTLLTVTFNSGANHSVELFAGMWAHDTDTWIQVDDVSLTRN, translated from the coding sequence ATGACTCGCGCGAAGAGCTGGGAGCGGACCCTGTTGCTTCATGCCGTGCTGCTGTGTGGGCTCACCGGGAGCGCCGGTGCGGTGACGCCGACGGGGGTGACGAAGGTGTCTCGCGTCACCGGCGCGACGCCCGCTGGAGAGTTCATTCCGAATCCGAACCAGACGCATACGAACCACGAGGTGTACGGGACGGACCTCGGCATCGTCTGGGACAAGGGCGGGGGCGAGGTCTTCGTGCTGTTCGGCGACACGTTCGGCGTGGGTTGGTGCGGCAACGGCGGCTGTGGCGGGGGCTGGCGCAGCAACGTGCTCGCCCGGTCCTCCGACACGACGCTGTCGAACGGACTCACGTTCTCCACGATGATTCAGGACTCCGCGCGGCACGCGAAGGAAATCCTGCCGTCGAAGAAGGTCAATTACGACGAGATGACGGTCATCCCCACGGCGGGAGTCACCGTGGGCTCGCGGCACTACATCCATTATATGTCCGTCCACCACTGGGGGGACCCGGGGATGTGGTCCACGAACTACGCGGGCATCGCGTACTCGGACGACAACGGGCAGAACTGGGTGAAGCACCCGAGCGCGCGGTGGCAGAACAACGCCTCGTGGACGAACAACTTCCAGATGGCCGCCTTCGTGAAGAACGGCGGGTTCGTCTACATGTACGCGACGCCGAACGGCCGCTACGGCAACGTCCACCTGGCGCGAGTGCCCGAGGGCTCGCTCCTGGACATCAACGCGTACCGCTACTGGGATGGGAATGGCTGGTCCACGTCCCAGGCGGCGGCGCGGCCTGTCGCCATCGGCATCGCGGGAGAGCTGTCCGTCTCCTACAACGCGGCGCTGGGCCGGTTCATCATGACGTACCTGAACGAGTACCGGCAGGGCGCGGTGATGCGCGATGCGCCCACGCCGACGGGCCCGTGGAGCGGTGAGAAGATGCTCGCCAGGTCGAGCGTGTTCCCCGGCCTCTACAACGCGTTCATCCACCCCTGGGGGAACACCGCCACCGAGCTGTACTTCGTCATGTCCCAGTGGACGCCCTACAACACCTTCCTGATGCGGGCGACGCTGGTGGGCGACACGCAGGGGAGCAACCTGCTCTCCGAGCCCGGCTTCGAGACCCAGGAGGCGACGCCGGTGATGGCGCCCTGGTCCCTGCAGGGCGGCGGCGGCGTGGACCGCAACCTCGGCACCGCGCGGACGGGACAGGACAACGGCTTCGTGCGCGCGAGCAGCGGCTGGAATGCGCTGAAGCAGAGCGTCGTCGTCCAGCCGCATACCGACTACACGCTGCGGGGCTGGGTGCGCACGTCCGGCAACAGCACGGAGGGGTACTTGGGGGTGAGGGGGCCGAGCAATGGCCCCATCCTGGGCGAGCGGCTCTTCGGCTCGCTACCGGGCTACACGGAGCAGGTCGTGAGCTTCAACTCCGGGGGGAACTCCGTGGTGGAGGTGTATGGCGGGCTATGGGCCAATGGGGACACGTGGCTCCAACTCGATGACGTGAGCCTGACTCGGGGGGCGAACCTCGTGGGCCATGCGGGCTTCGAGCAGCAGGCGTCCGCGAGCGCGTCTTCACCGTGGTACGCGGAGGGCAACGCGGGCATCGACCGGGGCCTCGGGTTCGCGAGGACGGGGGCGAACAATGCGTGGGCCCGGAACACGGAGGGGTGGAACGCCATCAAGCAGGAGGTCGGCGTGACTCCGAACACGAGCTACACGCTCAAGGGCTGGGTGAAGACGTCCGGCGCGCACAGTGAAGGCTACTTCGGTGCGCGCATGCTCGGCGGTGGCCCCATCCTCGGTGAGGTCCTCTTCGCCCAGCCGCTGGGCAGCTACACGCTGCTGACGGTGACGTTCAACTCCGGCGCGAACCACAGCGTGGAGCTGTTCGCCGGGATGTGGGCCCACGACACGGATACGTGGATTCAGGTGGATGACGTGAGCCTGACGCGGAACTGA
- a CDS encoding ABC transporter ATP-binding protein, translating to MSDTSGEPARKLAIEVKDLYKSFGATEALRGVSLVVPEGTTCVLMGVSGSGKTVLMKHIMGLLQPDRGTVLVEGQDVAKMKEAALDQMRRHQGILFQANALFDSLNVFDNVAFPLRERTSMSEAEIKETVDKTLAKVGLSHATTRFPGELSGGMQKRVGFARATILQPKILLYDDPTAGLDPLTTAAVNEIIFTGKQQLGATSLVITPDVASAFGMADALALMHEGLIVEYGPPEQFRKSQHPEVKAFLKNWLRRREGKSETPR from the coding sequence ATGAGCGACACGAGCGGCGAGCCGGCGCGCAAGCTGGCCATCGAGGTGAAGGACCTCTACAAGTCTTTCGGTGCCACGGAGGCGCTGCGGGGCGTGAGCCTCGTGGTGCCCGAGGGCACCACCTGCGTGCTGATGGGGGTGTCCGGCTCCGGCAAGACGGTGCTGATGAAGCACATCATGGGCCTGCTTCAGCCGGACCGGGGCACGGTGCTGGTGGAAGGCCAGGACGTGGCGAAGATGAAAGAGGCCGCGCTGGACCAGATGCGGCGCCACCAGGGCATCCTCTTCCAGGCCAACGCCCTCTTCGACTCGCTCAACGTCTTCGACAACGTGGCCTTCCCGCTGCGCGAGCGCACGTCCATGTCCGAGGCCGAAATCAAGGAGACGGTGGACAAGACGCTGGCCAAGGTGGGCCTGTCGCACGCCACCACGCGCTTCCCGGGCGAGCTGTCCGGCGGCATGCAGAAGCGCGTGGGCTTCGCGCGCGCCACCATCCTCCAGCCGAAAATCCTCCTCTACGACGACCCCACCGCAGGTCTGGACCCGCTCACCACCGCCGCGGTCAACGAAATCATCTTCACCGGCAAGCAGCAGCTCGGCGCCACGTCGCTGGTGATTACGCCGGACGTGGCGTCCGCCTTCGGCATGGCCGACGCCCTCGCCCTCATGCACGAGGGGCTCATCGTCGAGTACGGCCCGCCCGAGCAGTTCCGCAAGTCCCAGCACCCGGAGGTGAAGGCCTTCCTCAAGAACTGGCTGCGGCGCCGCGAGGGGAAGAGCGAGACGCCGCGGTAG
- a CDS encoding GNAT family N-acetyltransferase, protein MLQAFESTTTERLLLRRIRESDLEALFALHSDPETNRYSPSPMRTLDDARTRMALWLADWSQHGVGYWLVERREAPGAVVGLGGVRYKEFEGQKVLNLAYRFTPQAWGTGYATEVSRVALELARKHLPDVPVVAIISQENAPSIRVAERLGLRLDRVIQYEGIPSGVYVVG, encoded by the coding sequence ATGCTTCAGGCTTTTGAGAGCACGACGACCGAGCGGCTCTTGCTCCGCCGCATCCGTGAGAGCGACCTGGAGGCGCTGTTCGCCCTCCACTCGGACCCGGAGACGAACCGGTACAGCCCGTCGCCCATGCGCACGCTGGACGACGCCCGGACGCGGATGGCGCTGTGGCTGGCCGACTGGTCGCAACACGGCGTGGGGTACTGGCTGGTGGAGCGGCGCGAGGCCCCCGGAGCCGTCGTGGGACTCGGGGGCGTGCGCTACAAGGAGTTCGAAGGCCAGAAGGTGCTGAACCTCGCCTACCGCTTCACGCCCCAGGCATGGGGCACCGGGTATGCGACGGAGGTGTCGCGCGTCGCCCTGGAGCTGGCCCGGAAGCACCTTCCGGACGTCCCCGTGGTGGCCATCATCAGCCAGGAGAATGCGCCGTCCATCCGCGTAGCGGAGCGGCTCGGGCTGCGGCTCGACCGCGTCATCCAGTACGAAGGCATCCCGAGCGGGGTGTACGTGGTCGGGTGA